Part of the Debaryomyces hansenii CBS767 chromosome C complete sequence genome is shown below.
AAGGTTACGAAGACATCGCTATCAAGATCAGTGACGAAGGTGGTGGTATTCCCAGAAGTGAAGTACCATTGATTTGGACATATTTATACACTACAGTCAGCCAAACTCCTACATTGGAACCTGAATACAACCAAAGCTCGTTCAAGGCCCCCATGGCTGGGTTCGGGTATGGTTTGCCAATATCAAGATTGTATTCACAATACTTTGGTGGGGACTTGAAATTGATCTCCATGGAAGGTTATGGTACTGACGTTTACTTACATTTGAATAGATTGAGTAGTTCTTCTGAACCTTTACCATAGGTTTATAAAACATTTTTTACATGTATATTTGTTAACGACTATTACGAACCAAATAAACCGAGGCTCGCTATCTGAATATTTTTACCTGTAAAACAGAGCATTTTTCGTGAAACTATATGATATCTACATAGAACGATAGCCACAGGTTTGAAGATGCTTGACAACGTACCTGAAGCATCAAAATCACTCTCAGGCTCCACCTATGACTCTTTTCTCTATCGGAACAACTCTTGATTAGAACCCACctaaaaagaaaatcaacTCCAGATCACGTGCTAACCCGCCGTCATACAAAAGTCATAAAATATCCCGGTACAAGAaccaatatatataataagcGATAGGCCATTTAAGCTAAAGGATATCAGAGGTCAACATGTCAGCTCCTAGAACAAAACCCTGGGAAGTATCTTCTGGTACTTCGACAGCTACAGCAACTGGAGACAATATGAATAGCATAAACGGAGGTGCAACAACTAACCCGATAGGTGATAATTCATCCACTCAAGCTCAAGTACCTGATCGGCCAACTTCTTTGACGTCAGATTTATCATCCATGTCTAATACATCGCCATATGGTAGTACCGGATATGGATCTACAACAGGATCGAGATATGGCGGTGGCTATGGGTCGTCGATGTACGGCGGTGGATTAGGGTCTTCTATGTATGGTGATGGATATGGATCGTCGATGTATGGTAGTGGAGGATTAGGATCATCGATGTATGGAGGTGGATATGGATCATCGATGTATGGTATGGGAAGTATGGGAAGTATGGGTGGTATGGGTGGTATGGGAGGATATGGTATGGGCGGTATGGGAGGATATGGTGGTGGAATGTATGGACAACAACGCCCAGGAATGGGAGGAGGATTAGCCGAAGGTACACAGGCAACGTTCCAGCTTATTGAGTCGATTATTGGTGCGGTGGGAGGTTTTGCACAAATGTTGGAAGCTACGTATATGGCGACTCATTCATCCTTTTTCACCATGATTTCCGTTGCTGAACAATTTGGTAATTTAAAGAATGCATTAGGTTCCTTATTGGGTATATTTGCCGTGATAAAATTTgctaaaaaaatattttacaaGATCACCGGTAGGACTTATAATCATGGAATTAGTGTAAATGAATTTGCCAAGTTCGAAAAAGGCCAAAAGAAGTTGGAAGAAAACATGAGAAAGCAACAAAGTGGTAAAGCACCAAGAATTTCATTCAagccattattattatttttagcTGCATCGATTGGTTTCCCATATTTATTAAGTAAGGCTATTCAAAAGATTGCTGAACAACAACAGCGTAAGCAGCAAATGCTCGGGGCACAAGGTGATGTACCTGGTGCTGTGAACCCAACAAACTTACAATTTGCCAAAGCATTGTATGAATTCAACCCAGAAAACCCAAACATAGAAATCGAATTGAAGCCAAATGAATTGGTGGCGATTTTATCCAAATTGGACCCAATGGGCAATGAAAGCAAATGGTGGAAGGTGAGATCTAGACAGGGCAAAGTGGGGTACGTTCCACTGAACTATCTAGGTGTGATCGAAAGAAAAGTACAGCAAATCGAACCATCAAACCAACTCCCACATCAAAATCCAAACTTAACCCAAGTACCCGTCCCCGAACAACCTGCTACCAATCAACAGCACGACAAgcaatttaataaaaaaatatcagTTGACGAATTCAAAAGCTTTCAAAGTTGAATAATTCTCCAAAGTGCCTCTGATATACATTTAGTTCTACATTTATGTAATTTTAGTCCTagtatttcaaaatcttatttattattattcggCTTGTACTGATTAACCACGCTAATTCATGTATAGTACTCGTATTATACTAATTCCTAAATATCTTACACTTctctattattattttcttatttatatattgcaaaatatacTATTAGCATTAGTTTATACTAAATTATACAGCGTCGTCTGGACGGTTTTGTTCTGTTTCAGTCTTGCTACCTTTATCCTGTAAGCTGTCGTAGCCCTTAGCATTTTGCGACACAC
Proteins encoded:
- a CDS encoding DEHA2C13376p (similar to uniprot|P80667 Saccharomyces cerevisiae YLR191W PEX13 Integral peroxisomal membrane receptor); translated protein: MSAPRTKPWEVSSGTSTATATGDNMNSINGGATTNPIGDNSSTQAQVPDRPTSLTSDLSSMSNTSPYGSTGYGSTTGSRYGGGYGSSMYGGGLGSSMYGDGYGSSMYGSGGLGSSMYGGGYGSSMYGMGSMGSMGGMGGMGGYGMGGMGGYGGGMYGQQRPGMGGGLAEGTQATFQLIESIIGAVGGFAQMLEATYMATHSSFFTMISVAEQFGNLKNALGSLLGIFAVIKFAKKIFYKITGRTYNHGISVNEFAKFEKGQKKLEENMRKQQSGKAPRISFKPLLLFLAASIGFPYLLSKAIQKIAEQQQRKQQMLGAQGDVPGAVNPTNLQFAKALYEFNPENPNIEIELKPNELVAILSKLDPMGNESKWWKVRSRQGKVGYVPSNYLGVIERKVQQIEPSNQLPHQNPNLTQVPVPEQPATNQQHDKQFNKKISVDEFKSFQS